A single window of Flavobacterium sp. 140616W15 DNA harbors:
- a CDS encoding HD domain-containing protein — MNIINKLKIFNDPIYGFISIPNALIYDLIEHSYFQRLRRISQMGLSYLVYPGANHTRFHHALGCMHLMQKAIETLRFKEVTISAEEENALYVAILLHDIGHGPFSHAMERSIVEDVNHEAISLLFMDQLNIEFNGKLSLAIQIFKGDYHRKFMLQLISSQLDMDRMDYLKRDSFYSGVAEGNVNSERLIQMMNVVDDVLVIEEKGIYSVEKFLLSRRLMYWQAYLHKTSLVAELILTKVLKRAKELTIKGIHLPCSEPLLFFMQNKITLENFTPEKLDLFSQLDDFDIIGALKSWQKHDDFILSTLSKMIVNRDLLKIKLTSEKVSLEELQSLKERFAAQNNISAIDASYFIYRGKIKNQAYSKEAEPIRILKKDKTIEDVVEASDQLNLKSLSKLVTKYYICFPKQLI; from the coding sequence GTGAATATTATCAATAAGCTGAAAATTTTCAATGATCCCATTTACGGCTTCATTTCCATTCCAAATGCTTTAATATATGATTTAATTGAGCATTCCTATTTTCAGCGTTTACGCCGAATTTCACAAATGGGACTGTCTTATTTGGTATATCCTGGAGCAAATCATACTCGTTTTCATCATGCCTTAGGCTGTATGCATTTAATGCAAAAAGCAATTGAAACATTGCGCTTCAAGGAAGTAACAATTTCTGCAGAAGAAGAAAATGCACTATACGTAGCTATTTTATTACATGACATTGGACATGGGCCATTTTCTCATGCTATGGAGAGAAGTATTGTTGAGGATGTAAATCACGAAGCTATTTCGTTACTATTTATGGATCAATTAAACATTGAATTTAACGGTAAGTTAAGTCTTGCCATTCAGATATTTAAGGGAGATTACCACAGAAAATTTATGTTACAATTAATATCTAGTCAATTAGATATGGATCGTATGGATTATCTTAAACGTGATAGTTTTTATAGTGGTGTAGCGGAAGGAAATGTCAATTCTGAACGTTTAATTCAAATGATGAACGTAGTAGATGATGTTTTGGTTATTGAAGAAAAAGGAATTTACTCTGTTGAAAAGTTTTTACTTTCTCGAAGATTAATGTATTGGCAAGCCTATTTACATAAAACGAGTTTAGTTGCAGAGCTTATTTTGACGAAAGTATTAAAAAGAGCAAAAGAATTAACAATAAAAGGAATTCACCTTCCTTGTAGCGAACCTTTGTTATTTTTTATGCAAAACAAGATTACTTTAGAAAATTTCACTCCTGAAAAATTGGATTTATTTTCTCAATTGGATGATTTCGATATAATAGGAGCTTTAAAATCTTGGCAAAAACATGATGATTTTATACTTTCTACCTTAAGTAAAATGATAGTAAACAGAGATTTATTAAAAATAAAGCTAACAAGCGAAAAAGTTTCACTAGAGGAATTACAAAGTCTAAAAGAACGATTTGCCGCTCAAAACAACATCTCAGCAATTGACGCTAGTTATTTTATATATAGAGGAAAAATAAAAAATCAAGCTTACAGTAAAGAAGCCGAACCTATACGAATATTAAAAAAAGATAAGACAATTGAGGACGTTGTAGAAGCCTCAGACCAGCTGAATTTGAAATCGTTATCTAAATTGGTAACAAAGTATTACATCTGCTTTCCAAAACAACTGATCTAA
- a CDS encoding GbsR/MarR family transcriptional regulator, whose product METSIHKEKEELIELFGNHFESVYHLPPLCSRILGLLIVEACKAGLTFEQIVEKVGASKSTVSTNLNFLLKMGKIDYYTLHGDRKKYFRPSPFSERFANYLKIIEIEKRIIDKMITYREKTMDSPEERINLEHAKAYKSHVKKVEELLQETISEFVEIEKVNNKS is encoded by the coding sequence ATGGAAACTAGTATACACAAGGAAAAAGAAGAGCTTATAGAGTTATTCGGTAATCATTTCGAATCAGTGTATCATTTGCCACCACTTTGCTCAAGAATTTTAGGACTATTAATAGTTGAAGCCTGTAAAGCAGGTTTGACTTTCGAACAAATAGTCGAAAAAGTCGGCGCCAGTAAAAGTACAGTATCAACAAACTTAAATTTTCTATTAAAAATGGGAAAGATTGATTATTACACTTTGCATGGTGATCGAAAAAAATATTTCAGACCATCCCCTTTCAGTGAACGATTTGCAAATTATTTAAAAATAATAGAAATCGAAAAAAGAATAATTGATAAAATGATTACTTATAGAGAAAAAACAATGGATAGTCCAGAAGAAAGAATTAATCTAGAGCATGCGAAAGCATATAAAAGTCACGTTAAAAAAGTTGAAGAATTGTTACAGGAAACAATCTCAGAATTCGTAGAAATAGAAAAAGTTAATAATAAATCATAA
- a CDS encoding efflux RND transporter periplasmic adaptor subunit → MKNITFSLIAIMLVFASCKKKEEQAPPQGPAPFPVRTISVQDAVVYQEYSANLEGQHNVEIRPKVNGYIQKIYVDEGQVVKKGQLLFKLETQTLNQDASAAKASVQAAQVEVDRLKPLVDRKIISVVQLETAKAKLAQAKSTYGSIAANIGYGTIVSPVSGVIGGLPFREGSLVSATSEVPLTTVSDTKIVRAYFSMNEKQLLFFNKTFKGATTAEKLKAAPPVSLILVDNTEYDQKGKIATMNGLVDPATGNTQFRADFNNPQGILRSGSTGIIRLPIEQKNVMLVPQNAIFEVQGKQTLYVVEKGNKVKSTIVETNGTSGLDFIVTSGLKDGDVVVVEGASKLKDDMEITPQPVKDPAVETAETKNTTAKK, encoded by the coding sequence ATGAAGAATATCACATTCTCCCTAATAGCTATAATGCTGGTTTTTGCGTCATGTAAAAAAAAGGAAGAACAAGCTCCGCCACAAGGTCCAGCTCCGTTCCCAGTTAGAACAATTTCAGTACAAGATGCTGTAGTATATCAAGAGTATAGTGCAAATCTCGAAGGACAGCATAATGTTGAAATCCGCCCAAAAGTGAATGGGTATATTCAAAAAATTTATGTTGATGAAGGTCAGGTTGTTAAAAAAGGACAATTACTTTTTAAACTTGAAACACAAACTTTAAATCAAGATGCGTCTGCCGCTAAAGCTTCAGTTCAGGCTGCACAAGTTGAAGTTGACAGATTAAAACCACTAGTTGACAGAAAAATTATTAGTGTTGTTCAATTAGAAACTGCTAAAGCCAAACTAGCACAAGCAAAAAGTACTTACGGTAGTATTGCTGCAAATATTGGGTACGGAACAATCGTTTCTCCTGTAAGTGGAGTAATTGGAGGTTTGCCTTTTAGAGAAGGAAGCTTAGTTAGCGCTACTAGTGAAGTGCCTTTGACAACTGTATCTGATACAAAAATCGTACGTGCTTATTTCTCAATGAATGAAAAACAATTGTTATTCTTTAATAAAACATTTAAAGGAGCAACTACAGCAGAAAAATTGAAAGCTGCACCACCAGTTTCATTGATTTTAGTAGATAACACAGAATACGACCAAAAAGGAAAAATCGCTACAATGAATGGTTTAGTAGATCCAGCAACAGGAAATACACAATTTAGAGCAGACTTTAATAATCCTCAAGGTATCCTAAGAAGTGGTAGTACTGGAATTATTCGTTTGCCTATCGAACAAAAAAATGTAATGTTGGTTCCTCAAAATGCAATTTTCGAAGTGCAAGGAAAACAAACACTTTATGTTGTTGAAAAAGGAAACAAAGTAAAATCTACAATTGTTGAAACAAACGGAACTTCAGGTTTAGACTTTATTGTTACAAGTGGGTTAAAAGATGGAGACGTTGTAGTTGTAGAAGGAGCATCTAAATTAAAAGATGATATGGAAATTACACCACAGCCTGTTAAAGATCCAGCTGTTGAAACAGCAGAAACAAAAAATACTACAGCTAAAAAATAA
- a CDS encoding bifunctional UDP-3-O-[3-hydroxymyristoyl] N-acetylglucosamine deacetylase/3-hydroxyacyl-ACP dehydratase — translation MVKQKTIKEEISLTGVGLHTGKEVTMTFKPAPINNGFTFVRVDLQGHPIIEADANYVVNTQRGTNLEKLGVKIQTPEHVLAALVGCDLDNVIIELNASELPIMDGSSKYFVEAIEKAKIEEQDAQRNVYVVKEVISFTDEATGSEILVMPSDDYQVTTMVDFGTKVLGTQNATLKSIADFKSEISNSRTFSFLHELESLLEHGLIKGGDLNNAIVYVDKEISESTMENLKKAFGKDKITVKPNGILDNLTLHYPNEAARHKLLDVIGDLALIGVRIQGKIIANKPGHFVNTQFAKKLAKIIKIEQRNHVPVYDLNQEPLMDIHKIMSVLPHRPPFLLIDRIIEMSSSHVVGLKNVTMNENFFVGHFPEAPVMPGVLIVEAMAQTGGILVLSTVPDPENYLTYFMKIDNVKFKHKVLPGDTLIFKCELISPIRRGICHMQANAYANGKLVTEAELMAQIARKQ, via the coding sequence ATGGTTAAACAGAAGACCATCAAGGAGGAAATTTCACTAACAGGAGTTGGACTACACACTGGTAAAGAAGTAACAATGACTTTTAAGCCTGCTCCAATAAATAATGGATTTACTTTTGTGAGAGTTGATTTGCAAGGTCACCCAATTATTGAGGCTGATGCTAATTATGTAGTAAATACACAAAGAGGTACAAATTTAGAAAAACTAGGTGTTAAAATTCAAACACCAGAGCACGTTCTAGCGGCATTGGTAGGTTGTGATTTAGACAACGTTATAATCGAATTAAACGCATCAGAACTTCCAATAATGGACGGTTCATCAAAATATTTTGTTGAAGCAATTGAAAAAGCTAAAATAGAAGAGCAAGATGCACAACGCAATGTATATGTTGTAAAAGAAGTTATTTCTTTTACAGATGAAGCAACAGGAAGTGAAATTCTTGTAATGCCAAGTGATGATTACCAAGTTACAACTATGGTTGATTTTGGTACTAAAGTTTTAGGTACTCAAAACGCAACATTAAAAAGTATTGCTGATTTTAAATCAGAAATTTCAAATTCAAGAACATTTAGTTTCTTACATGAATTAGAATCTCTTTTAGAGCACGGATTAATCAAAGGTGGAGATTTAAACAATGCAATTGTATATGTAGATAAAGAAATATCTGAATCTACAATGGAGAATTTAAAGAAAGCTTTTGGAAAAGATAAGATAACTGTTAAACCAAACGGTATTTTAGATAACCTTACATTACATTATCCAAATGAAGCTGCAAGACATAAATTGCTTGACGTTATTGGAGATTTAGCTTTAATTGGAGTAAGAATCCAAGGTAAAATTATCGCTAACAAACCTGGTCACTTTGTAAATACTCAGTTTGCTAAAAAATTAGCTAAAATTATAAAAATAGAACAGAGAAACCATGTACCTGTTTATGATTTAAATCAAGAACCCTTGATGGACATTCATAAAATCATGTCAGTTTTACCTCATAGACCTCCATTTTTATTGATTGATAGAATTATTGAGATGTCTTCTAGTCATGTTGTAGGATTGAAAAATGTTACCATGAACGAAAACTTCTTTGTTGGTCACTTCCCTGAAGCACCGGTTATGCCAGGTGTTTTAATTGTAGAAGCAATGGCACAAACAGGAGGAATCTTAGTATTAAGTACAGTTCCAGATCCAGAAAATTACTTGACTTATTTTATGAAAATAGACAATGTTAAGTTCAAACATAAAGTATTACCTGGAGATACATTAATATTTAAATGTGAATT
- the lpxD gene encoding UDP-3-O-(3-hydroxymyristoyl)glucosamine N-acyltransferase has product MKFTAEQIAEILGGEVVGNPNAEVSRLSKIEEGTEGSLTFLANPKYINYIYSTKASVTIVNDTFVPETEISTTLIKVDDAYASFSKLLEFYNQVKLNKNGIEPQSFLSESVKYGENLYLGSFSYVGQNVVLGNDVKIYPNSFIGDNVVIGNNVHIFAGAKIYSETIIGNNCTIHSGTIIGADGFGFVPNEEGIYSKVPQIGNVIIEDNVDIGANTTIDRATLGSTIIRKGVKLDNQIQIAHNVEIGENTVIAAQSGVAGSTKIGKNAMIGGQVGIAGHLTIGNNVRLQAQSGVARNIKDDEILQGTPSLGYTDFNKSYVHFKNLPKIVAELEELKKQILNQKNGNNG; this is encoded by the coding sequence ATGAAATTTACAGCAGAACAAATAGCAGAAATTTTAGGAGGAGAGGTTGTTGGGAATCCCAATGCAGAAGTTTCTCGCTTATCTAAAATCGAAGAAGGTACAGAAGGCTCTCTTACTTTCTTGGCTAACCCTAAATATATCAATTATATATATTCGACAAAAGCCTCAGTAACAATCGTTAATGATACTTTTGTACCCGAAACAGAAATTAGCACAACATTAATTAAAGTTGACGATGCTTATGCTTCGTTTTCAAAATTATTAGAGTTTTATAATCAAGTAAAATTGAATAAAAACGGAATTGAGCCACAATCTTTCTTATCTGAAAGTGTTAAATATGGAGAAAATCTATATTTAGGAAGCTTTAGTTATGTGGGGCAAAACGTAGTTTTAGGTAACGATGTCAAAATTTATCCTAACTCTTTTATCGGTGACAATGTTGTTATTGGCAATAATGTCCATATTTTTGCAGGCGCCAAAATTTATTCTGAAACAATAATTGGAAACAATTGCACAATTCATTCAGGAACAATTATTGGTGCTGACGGATTTGGTTTTGTACCAAACGAAGAAGGAATTTATAGTAAAGTTCCACAAATTGGAAATGTAATTATAGAAGATAACGTCGATATTGGAGCAAATACAACTATAGATAGAGCTACTTTAGGATCAACAATTATCCGAAAAGGAGTAAAGTTAGACAATCAAATACAAATTGCTCATAATGTAGAAATTGGTGAAAACACCGTAATTGCCGCTCAATCTGGAGTTGCTGGTTCTACAAAAATTGGTAAAAATGCTATGATTGGTGGACAAGTGGGGATAGCAGGACATTTAACTATTGGAAACAATGTTAGATTGCAAGCCCAATCTGGAGTTGCCAGAAACATTAAAGACGACGAAATATTACAAGGAACACCTTCACTTGGATATACAGATTTCAATAAATCGTATGTACATTTTAAGAATTTGCCTAAAATCGTTGCTGAACTAGAAGAATTAAAAAAACAAATATTAAACCAAAAAAATGGAAATAATGGTTAA